tgtatggagccgactaaaaaaaatcatgttttagaggttccgcaagcgcgatctttcaaaaaaagtccactttcaaaagatttgattttaaataaattctgggtccaaaaattttcataaaacttaaatatattatattttttaaattttgtttgagttaaataatacacgtaaaaaattaaaaatgaaccaaatttgtatcaaaatgtaaaacaagcaagctatttccaagaaaaaaatattttggtccaaaaattttgtattcaactgaccgaaatgtgtaccaagcgtggaacatttttgataccaatgccatcaaaagatgcggatttttgtgcacttaaactttgctgaacaaaacatgttgtttgtatcatcgtgtgaagagctattcacggttgaatccgtaataaaaatcacaatttaggatatttttttttaatttatcaaatttgtcctaataaatacctactttttgATGGCCTTGGTATCAAAAAtgttctacgcttggtacacattttggtcagttgaatacaaaatttttgaaccaataatttttttttcttgaaaatagcttgcttgttttacattttgatacaaatttggttcatttttaattttttacgtgtagtattcaactcaaacaaaattcaaaaaatataaaatatttaaattttatgaaaatttttggacttagaatttatttaaaatcaaatcttttgaaagtggactttttcaaagatcgcgcttgcggaacctctaaatatgattttttttagtcggccccatacaaaagtttgttctgcacgtCCTAATCTAACATTtgaagggtgagcccccagattcccagatgttatgcaattttggtACACCCTACTCTTCATATTTCATAATCAtttgggcaaaaaaaaatttcagaaaaaatcaacagttcatgagtttttaactcaacattgaaaaatttccgAGGTGATTGTGcacaattatttttaccatgtatcgtaaatatctcaaacgcACGATAACttacttaaaaatatgaaaaaaaaataggcgaGATTGACATTTCCACAAAAAAACACAACGctgtcaaaatttggtataTCTGAACTTGAGGAATAAAGCTATCACCGAAAAAAAGTGctcggatactaaatgatcatatctTTATCAATAGGTTggagaagaataattttttttaacaatttttatttttacatattatttgcgtctcaaattttgattcgtaATACACCTCAAATTGTTACCAAGATCCGCtaaaatttggccaattttgaattatttcaaatcgGCGGCCATAGTGGTTTAATGACTCAAcagctattattttttttcaaacgcaaaTTTGCACGGgatttagaaaatttactcgatttataTTCTCAAAAAGGTTCCATAGTTGAATGAAATCAGAAGCCGTGTACAAAACAATCAAATCGATCAACTGCCAATAGCATCTTATCAGTACTGAATTGAAGCTGCGTGACCTTCTCGAAAAACGGAAAATCTGGGCCGCGATAGCATTCAAATTTGATTGATGACAAGATAGTGATAGTACCTACATTTTCGGTCAAGGTTCTGAAAAAAGCAAAGCTTCAATGGCGGTACACAGGATTGCATTGTATGTGTGTTGAGTtggtcaaatattttaaaagtaattaCCTAGATGCGCTTatctattttaaacaaaaccacATAAGCTTGTATCTTCAACTGTCTGAGATTCAGTTGCCAACCAAGCACATCCCGATTAGGAAGGtacaaatttctaaattttctcaaagattttaatgcattttggaGTGTACTCACATAGCTTTTTAAACTTCCGGGACCAGCGGCTGAAGCTAAAACAGGTACACTGCGTCGTTTCCTCCCCATCGGGTCCATACTTTTCTGCTTTCCGTTCCTTCTTCCGTCGCTTTTTCTCTTCCGCCAGCTGCTGCTGCAACGAGTACCGTTCCCGCAACTTGGGACTTCCATTTTCGTCGATGTAGTACAGGGTGTGCTGAAGGCCGTCACTTTTGTTGATCAGCTTCGGATCTATCGAGAAGACCTGCAGCAGACTCGGGTCCACGATTTTTTTCGGTGGTTGGTGAGTGGTTGCTGCAGGGATGGAAGCtgtttttatggcattcgcgacacCTCCGGTATCGCAAGGTTGTGCCGATTCGCCCTTTACGCTAGATTCTACAACTATATCACTAGTGCTATCACAGGCGATTTCTACCGGTGCACAAAGGCGCCGAGGACTGTTCACGTCCGGTAGACTCTGGCATGTTCTGCCTTTGCTCAGTTTGGGATTGGCGGTGGTTTGGATTGGAGGTGGTGGCAGTTGATCCAACTCGATGCCATCCTCTTCGTCGTCCACTTCGGCGACATCGACTTcatcgtcttcgtcgtcgttcTCACCGATTACGTAAGTTGGCTTGGTTCTGGGGCTGGCGGTTTCTCCGTATTCTTCGACGGCACTCAGCTGCTGGATGCTGGTGCTGGCACTCGGTGCCCCATCGATGTCCGTCGTAGACATGAACACGCCCGAATCGGAAGCCACTATGGTGCCGGTGCCGACCGATGGTAACGTCTGGTTGTGCCGCTGCTCGTCCGTCTCGCACTCGCTGTTGTGCTTGATAGCCTCTGCTCGCCGCCGGACGATTGCAGCCATCGTCAGAGGTGACTCGGCTAGATTGATTTGCCTCATTCTGTACGCTCGTCGCTGTACTGGTGCGGCAAGTCAAGAGCAATACACCAAGGCCTCCCTTCAGTCGTCTCGTATCTTGACAGCTGTAACGACTTAACGACTGCTCCCGATGCTGATGAAGCTTCCAACCACTATCACTGACTGGACGACTTTACTTTCGTTCGTTCTGCTATTTTTTTTCGGGACGTTGTGTATGAGTGATTATACACACAATCCTACCCAGAGTTCGGACAAGGAAAACACCACTGATTAGTACAAGAGACAAgcacaaataataaaaacagaCCGACTGGAGAGACAATGATGCCGCGGTTCTCTCTGTTTCTGTAACACGGTCACGCGGTGCTCTATCGATTATCACCATCAACCGGAAAAAATGAAGACGTTCGTTTGTTTGCGCTTTTCGCAGGATTAATTTGCGTGTCCCTCTTCTTGGCTCCGAAAGAGCGTGTGTTCTTATCGCGCATTCCGCGCGCTCcgtatcaataaaaaaattacaacgttGCTGCTGCAGTGATTTGTGAACTCTGACTGACTCTGACGGACGACTGTCCAAATTCCAAATCTCTCAAACCAATACCCACCAAAAACAACAGCCAAAATAATCTGACCGACATTGGTACGTTCCATCATGGACTTGATGGACTACGCAGCAATGCGCTCCAGGTagagaaaacacaaaaaaagtaaaaaccacCTCCCCAAAACCCGACTTTATTGCGCAGCGGATTTTTGGCGCAATCTCGCTACAAATTCGCGCGAGTGAAACGAcgtaaactgtttttttacgtACCTTCTTTTGGGGGTTTGTTGTTATTGCCATTTTATCTTCGGACCCCATTGATAGACCAACACCGACACTCGACCTTCCCCGAAAACCAAGAAAACGTGACCCACCCGGTGTGGTGTGGAGGCTTGTTTTCCCCCCGTTTGGAGGAAGCCATCGAGAGGCGCCAGGGGCCAGTTTTTGCCACTTTACTTAGTTGCCGGTTAAGGTACCGTTTGGGCAACAGTGGGATAAGTTGTCAAATTCAGGTGGAATTGTTGAGGTTTCACCTCAACCTGGATTATCGAGGATTACATTTCCTTTCCGGCGAATTTGGAAACAACACCTTTTTGATATTGTCTTACAATCGTCTCGTCAAAGGTTATCGTGTCTAGAGTTATGATGCAATTGTTATGCAAGgaataaagccaaaattcaCCGAAATCCTTCGAAAGAAGGAAATCTTGAaggtcaaatattttttttaaacaattccgGAACTACTACAATACGATCCAAATTCCTTCAGGGCGAACTGTTATCTGTTATGTTTCATTCCTTTAGCTTAAATTAGCCAAGATAACACAAggcaaaaaaatcacatttttctgacgagcaatggatttaaaagctaatttttttcttattcttgttTCTTTGCAGTTCGGAAgctaattttcattaatttggaGGCGCTGAAATATGCCCCTTTTTTTAACCAGCTTTTCAAggtaacttatcaaaaaatataaaaattaattggaTAAATGTATGCAATTTTTTGGGAAGACAGGGTGGCCAGTgggtttccatttttaaattcccggtttGTCACATTCGTATTAGTCTTTGACAATAActttttccaactttgacaactgTTTTATTTCTACGGAAAcatctattttcaaatttgatttttgtaggCGTCATCAGTTGCATAATTTGAAAACCACTTAATGATATCATGTGGTACATCTAAGTTGACGTTCCGGGTCTCAAATACTCTGGGATATTTCAAAGTTCGTTCAAGTAATCAGAACCGAAAttgacatttttcaataaaacatttttgggGTTCAAAggtttctaaaatgtttaaaattattgtgagcaaattttttttgttccgagaCATTTAAGGttagattttttcatgaaaatagataaacaatatttgtaatgcaaataactttaatttttaaactgcgaggaattaataaagtttaaagtattttattgaaaattttatgaactcTTCTAAAAATCATGTTAGATTTTTAGAATTGGGCCCAAAATAGCGATTTATAGTCATTATTTCCTCCATAACACTAAAAGGAACGAGAAGCCCATAATGATGTCTTAAAATGAAAGCTGCAACATCAAAAGGGCTGGAAAATTATATATGTGATGATACAGGTGatcttttttacaatttctcatGTAGGAGCAGGATGACCAGCGAGTTTctattttctggtttttttcagttttaaaatgcgcaaataaatatgtttatcagGTTTGTTGGTCAaaaatgatgatatttttaTGCAAGTTgagcgtgttttttttattttaatcttgaaACTCAAAGGTTAATCAGAGTACGGTAATGGTAATACG
The window above is part of the Uranotaenia lowii strain MFRU-FL unplaced genomic scaffold, ASM2978415v1 HiC_scaffold_296, whole genome shotgun sequence genome. Proteins encoded here:
- the LOC129759865 gene encoding glycogen synthase kinase-3-like isoform X2, translated to MRQINLAESPLTMAAIVRRRAEAIKHNSECETDEQRHNQTLPSVGTGTIVASDSGVFMSTTDIDGAPSASTSIQQLSAVEEYGETASPRTKPTYVIGENDDEDDEVDVAEVDDEEDGIELDQLPPPPIQTTANPKLSKGRTCQSLPDVNSPRRLCAPVEIACDSTSDIVVESSVKGESAQPCDTGGVANAIKTASIPAATTHQPPKKIVDPSLLQVFSIDPKLINKSDGLQHTLYYIDENGSPKLRERYSLQQQLAEEKKRRKKERKAEKYGPDGEETTQCTCFSFSRWSRKFKKLCKDGSKVTTVVATAGQGPDRPQEVSYTDTKVIGNGSFGVVFQATLCDTGELVAIKKVLQDKRFKNRELQIMRRLEHCNIVKLKYFFYSSGEKKDEVYLNLVLEYIPETVYKVARYYAKNKQTIPINFIRLYMYQLFRSLAYIHSLGICHRDIKPQNLLLDPETAVLKLCDFGSAKQLLHGEPNVSYICSRYYRAPELIFGAINYTTKIDVWSAGCVLAELLLGQPIFPGDSGVDQLVEIIKVLGTPTREQIKEMNPNYTEFKFPQIKSHPWQKVGAFGFSLAISE